From one Pontibacillus sp. HMF3514 genomic stretch:
- a CDS encoding SDR family oxidoreductase translates to MIKNQTAIITGASRGIGKEMARQFAEKGVNLSILGSSDDIHQTKKELKNEGYSNIESFQADVTKEDELDHVVEATKNAYGTVDILVNNAGIGMFKPVEEVTVEEWRKVYEVNVQGVFLCSKAVIPTMKKNKFGTIITVSSDVGRYTIPNGSLYASTKYAVQGFMGSISQELREHGIRVGTINPGMVDTYFGDSKQGLPEKEDWLKVQDIAEAAVYMASAPKHMMIDELQLHPLVQDYPRP, encoded by the coding sequence ATGATCAAGAATCAAACAGCGATCATCACAGGAGCATCCCGGGGCATTGGAAAAGAAATGGCTCGCCAATTCGCCGAAAAAGGTGTGAACTTATCCATCTTAGGAAGCTCAGATGACATCCATCAAACGAAAAAAGAACTTAAAAACGAAGGCTACTCTAATATTGAATCCTTTCAAGCAGATGTAACGAAAGAAGATGAGCTTGATCATGTAGTAGAAGCTACGAAAAACGCTTATGGAACGGTCGATATTCTAGTGAACAATGCTGGAATTGGCATGTTCAAACCAGTAGAAGAGGTAACGGTAGAAGAGTGGAGAAAAGTTTATGAGGTGAACGTACAAGGCGTCTTCCTGTGCTCGAAAGCTGTGATTCCGACAATGAAAAAGAACAAGTTCGGTACCATCATTACTGTTTCTTCAGACGTTGGGCGCTACACCATTCCAAATGGGTCTCTATATGCCTCCACTAAATATGCGGTACAAGGGTTCATGGGATCTATTTCACAAGAACTTCGCGAACATGGCATTCGCGTAGGTACAATCAACCCTGGCATGGTAGACACGTATTTTGGTGACTCTAAACAAGGACTTCCGGAAAAAGAAGACTGGCTAAAAGTCCAAGACATCGCAGAAGCAGCTGTGTACATGGCAAGCGCTCCGAAACACATGATGATTGATGAACTACAGCTTCACCCATTAGTACAAGATTATCCAAGACCATAA
- a CDS encoding GAF domain-containing sensor histidine kinase, which produces MFDERQRLETLKTIAETLNQCQHKEDMLQQVLKQLIQITHFESGWIFLEEEDIHLVADASLPPALSHDDKEPMCGEDCYCINSYKQGSLTEATNIMSCKRIKKEVELGREDTNGITHHATVPLKTPTETFGLLNVAAPNRSTYGKEELDLIEAVALQMGTALKRIEQYEKEEMRVRLLEQLHTLSKRVRDAKNIEELSYITLEELRKLLPIDAMSIHIQGFHLGDEKVEEHEQLYHHYELSDQQDMLNIRFRRILKPIESDTLELAIEYVDLSFRDLRLQAREKEMARFNERARLAQDLHDSVNQLLFSVVLTAKGAKAITKEDALTQQLDSIQTMSSDALKEMRTLIQRLKPHGLEEGVLSGLKQHADKIGLENNVSSTGTHSMPYAIEEALWRIGQESLHNAKKHAQCDSVSITLHKQQDHAILIIEDNGKGFDQKAYENYPSYGLKGMCERAETLGGECKIQSEIGKGTTISVTIPFS; this is translated from the coding sequence ATGTTTGATGAACGGCAAAGGTTAGAGACGTTAAAGACGATCGCGGAAACGTTAAATCAGTGCCAGCATAAAGAGGATATGCTTCAGCAAGTGCTGAAGCAGCTCATTCAAATCACGCATTTTGAAAGCGGTTGGATTTTTCTTGAGGAAGAAGATATCCATCTTGTTGCTGATGCATCACTCCCACCAGCGTTATCTCATGATGACAAGGAGCCGATGTGCGGTGAAGACTGCTATTGTATCAATAGTTATAAACAAGGCTCCCTAACAGAAGCGACAAATATTATGAGCTGTAAGCGAATTAAGAAAGAAGTTGAACTGGGAAGAGAGGACACGAACGGTATTACGCACCATGCCACTGTCCCACTCAAAACTCCTACGGAAACGTTCGGGCTTTTGAATGTTGCAGCACCTAACCGTTCGACATACGGAAAAGAAGAACTCGATCTGATTGAGGCAGTAGCGCTCCAAATGGGTACTGCACTCAAACGAATTGAACAATACGAAAAAGAAGAAATGCGCGTACGTCTTTTGGAACAGTTACATACCCTTTCTAAACGTGTACGAGATGCAAAAAATATAGAAGAGCTTAGTTATATCACCCTTGAAGAGTTACGCAAATTACTTCCAATTGATGCAATGTCCATACATATTCAAGGATTCCATTTAGGAGATGAAAAAGTAGAGGAACATGAGCAACTTTATCATCATTATGAATTATCCGATCAACAGGATATGCTTAACATTCGTTTTCGGAGAATATTAAAACCAATAGAATCTGATACATTAGAGTTAGCCATTGAATACGTCGATTTATCTTTTCGAGATCTCCGACTTCAGGCTCGGGAAAAAGAAATGGCGCGTTTTAACGAGCGAGCACGCCTTGCGCAGGATCTTCACGACTCAGTGAACCAGCTTCTATTTTCTGTAGTTCTAACAGCTAAAGGTGCTAAAGCGATAACGAAAGAAGATGCTCTAACCCAACAGTTGGACTCGATTCAAACCATGAGTTCAGATGCTCTAAAAGAAATGCGTACGCTTATTCAACGACTAAAACCACATGGATTAGAAGAAGGCGTGCTATCTGGTCTCAAACAACACGCAGACAAAATAGGTCTGGAAAACAACGTCTCATCAACAGGGACACATAGCATGCCATATGCTATAGAGGAAGCCTTATGGCGTATCGGGCAGGAATCCCTTCATAATGCTAAAAAACACGCGCAATGTGACAGTGTTTCCATAACGCTTCATAAACAACAAGATCATGCCATATTAATCATTGAAGATAATGGGAAAGGGTTTGATCAAAAAGCGTATGAAAACTATCCATCCTATGGGCTAAAGGGTATGTGTGAACGAGCGGAAACGCTTGGTGGCGAATGCAAAATACAAAGTGAGATCGGCAAGGGAACCACAATAAGTGTCACTATCCCATTTTCGTAA
- a CDS encoding response regulator transcription factor — MAIKILIADDHQVVRKGLVFFFQTQTDIEVVAEASNGKEALDMIKAKEIDVALFDVQMPEMDGVEAAKAIRAENDQVKIMMLTSFSDYDSVIPAIQAGANGYQLKDVEPDELAEAIRRVVKGESTITAKAASHLMTHVTGDNEKEERAKIDSLTKRESDVLEEIMKGKSNKEISSSLYITEKTVKTHVSNILSKLEVHDRTQAALFAVKYLKKA; from the coding sequence ATGGCGATAAAAATCCTGATAGCTGACGATCATCAGGTTGTGCGCAAAGGTCTTGTGTTCTTTTTTCAAACACAGACTGATATTGAGGTTGTAGCAGAGGCCTCAAACGGAAAAGAAGCTTTAGACATGATCAAAGCTAAAGAGATTGATGTTGCACTTTTTGATGTACAGATGCCCGAAATGGACGGAGTGGAAGCTGCAAAAGCTATTCGAGCTGAAAATGATCAGGTTAAGATCATGATGCTAACGAGCTTTTCCGACTATGATTCCGTCATCCCAGCGATTCAGGCTGGAGCGAATGGCTATCAGCTGAAAGACGTGGAACCTGATGAACTAGCTGAAGCGATTCGAAGAGTAGTAAAAGGGGAAAGTACGATTACAGCAAAGGCAGCCTCTCATTTAATGACACACGTTACTGGAGATAATGAAAAAGAAGAGAGAGCGAAAATCGACTCATTAACCAAACGAGAAAGTGATGTCCTTGAGGAGATCATGAAGGGAAAAAGCAATAAAGAAATATCGAGTAGTTTATACATCACGGAAAAGACGGTCAAAACGCACGTATCCAACATCTTGTCTAAACTTGAGGTACATGATCGTACACAGGCAGCGTTGTTTGCGGTAAAGTATTTGAAAAAAGCGTAA
- a CDS encoding NADPH-dependent FMN reductase produces MNIVVINGTPRKYGRTRIAAKYVAEKLNAKLVDLSTLELPLFNGEKEQRDNAEVQLLDKTADKADAFVWLSPEYHSGMSGALKNCLDFLGGDHFRHKPTLLFSVAGGGKGGINSLNQMRTIGRGLYANVIPNQLVLDPHCFIREEDKLTDEASEQVDFVLGEFKWYLDRYTK; encoded by the coding sequence TTGAATATCGTAGTTATTAATGGAACACCAAGAAAATATGGTAGAACACGTATAGCAGCAAAATATGTTGCAGAAAAATTAAATGCAAAATTAGTGGATTTAAGTACATTAGAACTTCCTCTTTTTAATGGGGAAAAAGAACAAAGAGATAACGCTGAAGTTCAACTTCTCGATAAAACCGCTGATAAAGCGGATGCGTTCGTGTGGTTATCTCCTGAATATCATAGCGGAATGAGCGGAGCTTTAAAAAATTGCTTAGACTTCTTAGGTGGAGATCATTTTCGTCATAAGCCTACCCTGCTTTTTTCAGTAGCAGGTGGAGGAAAAGGCGGAATTAATTCCTTAAACCAAATGAGAACGATCGGTCGTGGCCTTTATGCCAATGTTATCCCGAATCAATTAGTTCTTGATCCGCATTGTTTCATTCGCGAAGAAGATAAACTAACTGATGAGGCGAGTGAGCAAGTTGATTTTGTACTTGGCGAATTCAAGTGGTATCTTGACCGATATACAAAATAA
- a CDS encoding YhdB family protein: MSVYIADYDKALYFTLWGQWDDLLILMVRTQDDFLSKKIETFLHAYHYSSDDQQVMTMHHNLMHYIDHAMLHTPSYTMMDEGQPTLQ; the protein is encoded by the coding sequence ATGTCAGTCTATATTGCCGATTATGATAAAGCGCTCTATTTTACACTTTGGGGACAATGGGATGATTTGCTGATCTTAATGGTACGAACACAGGACGACTTCTTATCCAAAAAAATCGAGACATTCTTGCATGCGTATCACTATTCCTCAGATGATCAGCAAGTCATGACTATGCATCATAATTTGATGCATTACATTGACCACGCTATGCTCCATACTCCTTCTTATACTATGATGGATGAAGGGCAACCTACATTACAATAG
- a CDS encoding imidazoleglycerol-phosphate dehydratase: protein MTSRNGAKGSQNQSSPKRTGKLKGGKLNEEFGKEITSGDQNKGKEYRSKKGAKSQLKHPNNH from the coding sequence ATGACAAGTCGAAATGGTGCAAAAGGAAGCCAAAACCAAAGTTCACCAAAACGCACAGGAAAGCTTAAGGGCGGTAAATTGAATGAAGAATTTGGAAAAGAAATCACTTCTGGCGATCAAAATAAAGGCAAAGAGTATCGTTCCAAAAAAGGTGCGAAATCTCAGCTGAAACATCCGAATAATCACTAA